From Medicago truncatula cultivar Jemalong A17 chromosome 7, MtrunA17r5.0-ANR, whole genome shotgun sequence, a single genomic window includes:
- the LOC11415024 gene encoding transcription factor MYBC1, giving the protein MREDDSNWFSRWEEQLPPPEELMPLSQTLITPDLAIAFDIRNNPNPPTIPPPQQQQQQPPPSSLPSSTDFADSTELTSGTAGEEPARTLKRPRLVWTPQLHKRFVDAVAHLGIKNAVPKTIMQLMSVDGLTRENVASHLQKYRLYLKRMQGISSGGGGGASGGGSASVNDAATDHLFASSPVPPHFLHPVARPNSDHFMPFVPVPAIHHQQQMAAAQYHRPVGHFGSPPNGHFDNPFLSRQQHHQQQNQHQHQQQLHRIGAQVHHNTLGGGGGGYVEDMESANASGGRKVLTLFPTGDD; this is encoded by the coding sequence atgagagaagaTGATTCAAATTGGTTTTCAAGATGGGAAGAACAACTTCCACCACCAGAAGAACTCATGCCTTTATCACAAACCCTAATCACACCTGATCTCGCCATCGCTTTCGACATACGAAACAACCCTAATCCACCCACAATCCCACCaccgcaacaacaacaacaacaaccaccacctTCTTCTCTTCCTTCCTCCACCGATTTCGCCGATTCAACCGAACTCACCTCCGGCACTGCCGGCGAAGAGCCAGCTCGAACACTCAAACGCCCTCGTCTTGTCTGGACCCCACAGCTCCACAAACGCTTCGTCGACGCCGTGGCACATCTCGGTATCAAGAACGCTGTTCCCAAGACGATAATGCAGCTTATGAGTGTCGACGGTTTAACCAGAGAAAACGTCGCGAGTCATCTTCAGAAATATCGTCTTTATCTTAAACGCATGCAGGGTATTTCGtctggtggtggtggtggtgcttCCGGTGGTGGCTCTGCTTCTGTTAATGATGCTGCTACTGATCATTTATTTGCTAGCTCCCCTGTACCGCCACATTTTCTTCATCCGGTTGCCCGGCCGAATTCCGATCATTTTATGCCGTTTGTTCCTGTTCCTGCTATTCATCATCAGCAGCAGATGGCTGCTGCTCAGTATCATCGGCCGGTTGGACATTTCGGGTCGCCGCCAAATGGACATTTTGATAATCCTTTTTTGTCTAGACAGCAACATCATCAACAGCAAAACCAGCATCAACACCAGCAGCAGCTTCATAGAATTGGGGCACAGGTGCATCATAACACTttaggtggtggtggtggtggttatgTGGAGGATATGGAATCAGCTAATGCATCTGGAGGGAGAAAGGTTCTGACTTTGTTTCCAACCGGAGATGATTGA
- the LOC112416703 gene encoding uncharacterized protein — translation MGWSANNAKLSISQVALAAMTLWSLWKCRNSKLWDNVDTPSLVVCNRARDTLYEWSYMQHANNLVQEITHDALWEKPPLTVVKCNVECALFNNNSIMGYGLCFRDSMGHFLPGMSNYEFLRVTPSEAEATGLLEAVKLAIARGMQSVIFKSDCKIVVDAVNSSVNPHNELGDIIFYCKQLLSLHANFSVRFVRRQANKVAHNIARASLSHPSPHIFFDVPSSLNTLLLNYMN, via the exons ATGGGTTGGTCTGCAAATAATGCCAA GTTGTCCATTTCTCAAGTGGCATTGGCAGCTATGACTCTATGGAGCCTTTGGAAATGTCGCAATAGCAAACTTTGGGACAATGTTGATACACCGTCGCTTGTGGTTTGTAATCGAGCAAGAGACACACTCTATGAATGGAGCTATATGCAACATGCAAACAATCTGGTGCAAGAAATAACACATGATGCGTTGTGGGAGAAGCCTCCGCTGacagttgttaaatgtaatgtTGAATGCGCATTGTTTAACAATAACTCTATCATGGGCTATGGTTTATGCTTTAGAGACTCCATGGGTCATTTTCTGCCTGGCATGTCTAATTATGAGTTTCTTAGAGTCACTCCATCTGAGGCGGAAGCTACCGGACTTCTTGAAGCAGTCAAACTGGCTATTGCTCGAGGCATGCAATCTGTTATCTTCAAATCTGATTGCAAAATTGTGGTGGATGCTGTGAACTCTAGTGTCAACCCCCACAATGAACTTGgtgacattattttttattgtaaacaACTTTTGTCTTTGCACGCTAACTTTTCTGTGCGTTTTGTAAGGAGACAAGCAAATAAGGTAGCTCATAACATAGCTAGAGCTTCCTTATCCCACCCTAGCCCCCATATTTTCTTTGATGTACCGTCTAGTTTGAACActttattattgaattatatgaattaa